The genomic window TTTAATTCGCTTCTAAACTAAGGGTTCTTGGATTGAGTCCTTCTATCCTGGCATTGAAATTATGTGATTTCAGATGGGTGTGGGAATGTTTTTATAAGCGCCACGCCTGTAGATCATTTGTTTAATTGGTTCGGTAATAGATGTAATTACAGCGATTAGGGCAAATCAATTGCAGGTCGTAATTGCAGCCTGTAGAAAAATGTTGGAAATGCACTGAAGGCATTTCACCCATTAGCTGTCAGCGGTTCAAGTGAACTTGGCATTCCCAAAGTGCGCCAGATGTTTCTTTCCGATGATGCGTGCCAATATGGGATCCGCACAAACATTTCCATTCTTCACGGCCCGGGTACTTTGCCTTTTGCCTACGCGCCGCACTGAGCGTCGCCATTCCACGGACGATGTTGCTCCGTCAGTAGTTTTCCTTATCAATGCTGATAGGAAAGCCTGTAAGCGCGGGGATTTGTTTTGGACTAGTGGGAGTAGACGGCTCGTTTGTCAAAGTGGCAAGTGGTAAGTTCCCAATCGGAGTTCTGCGATAGGATTGAGGGTGGAGCAGGTGCTCTGACTCAACCCCGGGCGGGGGCTGCGTCACATTGATTAATGGTATCTATCTGACACATAGACGGATAGGCTGGGCACTGTCTGCCCGTCCTCAAGTCTGTCCGCAGAGCTGTAACACCTATGGTCTGTCCATTGGCGGAGCCATCAAACGAAGCCCAGCTCTCGTGTTTACACGTGGTTAATGGCATTTGTTGGGGCAGTGATAGTGGCAAGCAAAGCTTTATCTATCCGGGTTAGCAGTGCTAGCAGTGAAAACCTGTGGATCGCAGGGTCGGTCCGAAGGTATCTTATCGCAGATGATGACACAGTATCGAAGATAGTTCGGCTAACTCATGGGCTAACTCTCAgaacaatttgcataatttcagTCTTTTGTACCACgggattatttatttaccgTATTCGCACTGcttgcaaaacaaaacacttgGGTCTAGACCTGGTTCCCAATTGTCGGCGGAGCCTCTGACCGCACGCAACACAACGCAACTCACGACTGAACTATGGCCCACCCACCCAACACATCCGTGGCGGCGACGCCGACGGCGCTGCTCAGTGCTATCTTGTGGGCTCTAGCTGGTGCCGGTAACTACCTCTAGCTCTAACCACTAGCCATTGGTGCTCCTGACACTGCCACAGACTAAGCGGACCACGCAGCGCCGATGATAAGATAAACCTGGACGATTTTTAGCTGTAGTTCCAGATACAGTGCTCCACGGAGCGGGAGGACTGCCGGTAACGCTTGTACCGATCCGAATTCTTATCGCCCAATTTGCAAGGCACCATAAAGACCGCTATCGCGGCGTGTTCTAATTTTGCTAAACAATCCTGACGTAGCTCTCGATTGCGATTAACGATCGGCGGTGGAGCCCTTATCAGGATTCCTATGCTAGCGCTGGAAGTTGTTCCCAGATGAGTCACCGCGGATCGGAGCTCTGATttcggaaattaaaaatgaatcaCGCATAATCGTCGTCCTCGGTGGACTTCCTCGGTGCTTACTAGGATATGGAGGCACCTCTTCGGATGAGTAGCTATTCGGCGTTCCCTCTTGTTAATTCTTACATATACCCAAATAGCTTTACTAGTTATGAACACTCCATTTTTTTGCTAATacataattaaattcataaaagAATGCCCTATTTTAAAATGGTTTCCCAGCCAAGCTTATAGGTAGTTTGAGATTGAAAGTGTTATAATAACCTCAATAACACTTTCTCAATTATGTTGCCGACATAGTAGTTTTATTGTATTATTCAATGTAACAAAACATATgtcaaatattaatttaaaatatatcatttGTCAGATATCGAAACAACAAATCAGGTATTTTTCGGGTTAATAAGAAAATCAAGATCCCAGAGAAGTGCTTGATAATGTGGTAAAACTCAATCGtcttttatacccgttactcgtagagtaatagggtatactagattcgttgaagagtatgtaacaggccgaaggaagcgtttccgaccataaaaagtatatagaTTTTTGTTCAGAATCAATAGGCGAGTCGACCTGATCATGTCCGTGTGTCCGTCCGTTTCTCcctcgcacttccactaggtgagtaacggatatcagttagtcgggaaactcgactatagcgttctctcttgtttgggAATCAAGTCGATTGAATAAGTAACAGTGGGGCCTAGCTATCAGGTTTAGATAAGCCACAATAGCTCAGTACAAACAACAAAGGTGAATTTGTAAGGCATCCCTTTAGGTTAGGAAACCGCGGGATAACCCAGATATAGTTTGTATCTGTTATTCGGTGGGTTAAAGTATACTAATGATATATTGTTTATTCTCTGGTGAGTTGTGGTCACTTTGTTTAGGGGAATAGGCTTCAGAGTCGTCAGTCTGTGCCAACAACTTGACGTTTAAGGGCCAAGCCAAGCCCTAGTTATTGTCTATCGCAAGGGACTACACATATCGGGGAATAAACTTAATTATACACATGTGCATCAATCGCCTTCACAGCTACTATATCACCCAAGTCGAATGGGAATCATATTGATTGGCTTAAGTGCTGGGTCACTTCGATAAGCCTGCTTTGAGCAGGAACTAATTACTCTCTAATGTGACACCCATAAGCAGATTAATCACTTGTGACAGCATACTATAATAGTAGGATAAACAATCGAGGGTAAAACATCTACCGCTTTCAATAGAAATAAGCCTTAGGAGTCCAGTCTGCGGCCGTCTTGGTCCTGAACTACTACTACTAGTATCACAACAAAAATCTACTGGAATTTAGTTGTACATTGCGAGTAATCTTTCCGCCTgtccataaatataaattagtaAGTTGGATTAATCATGCAGATTCTAAGTGTAATCGTGGAccaaattgccaaataaaaaaatttggTACGACACACGCTTAATATCTAAGATAAGAAAATTTCAGTTCGATATTGCTGCAGAGGGGTAAATAAAATCTTTATTGTGGGCTCACACCATTCTCAAAAGAATCTTATCACAATGTATTTAACAATTGTAGACATAATCTGagaaaaaacatattttcgTAGCATACTGTTCAGCGGTTTTAATTATTCTGTTGGATATTTGTTATAACTGTTATACACACATGAAACACGGATGTGGTACAGAGATTTCTTTTAAGTTTGTACTATTCAAGGTTGTACTATGGATATTTGTACCTGTTTCTTCCATTAAAAGCGGGTACACACTCGTTATTCTTTTGCGGAATCGATTAACAATATTAACGAGAAACTAGAACAAACACTTCTCGAGTGCTTTAGATACCAGTATCTGTTAGTACCTATTTCTTCAAAGATCGTTTACTTCTCATAAGATAACGTTGCCCCTCTTACCGGGTGGTATTCTTTACTCGTAgaatattttgcaattattatttatcataaatAATCGGATCAAACGGTTTCGTCTGTCAAAAGTCGTTGAGATTCTTAGCAGCTAGACCATAAGAGATAGCGAATTTCGCCTAAAAGTTGGCATttaatctttttattttttgttagtcCAGCCTTCAAAAAACTATCTTGGACTTATAGAACAAAACACCTATAATATgataaaacaatattttataatatatattatattttataatataaaaaactatttttatttaaaacaagagagaaattgctatagtcgagttcctcgactatctgatacccgttactcagctagtggaagtgcgaaggagtgtcttcaactgtgacagtttttggcggtttgtgggtgttggagtgggcgtggcaaaattttatttggcaaattgatagaaatttacaagaccaatacaaaaatgaaaaaatattaaaacatttttcaaaagtttgggcgtggcagttttgggcggtttgtgggcgttagagtgggcgtggcaaaaagtttttttgcaaatcgatagaaatttacaagaccatcacaaaaatgaataaatattaaaacatttttcaaaagtgtgggcgtggcagttttgggcggtttgtgggcgttagagtgggcgtggcagcatgattcgacaaacttgcgctgcgtctatgtccctggaatctgtatgcctaatctcaactttctagcttttgtagttccggagatctcgacgttcatacggacagacagacggacagacggacggacacacggacatggccagatcgactcggctattgatcctgatcaagaatatatatactttatatggtcggaaacgcttccttctgcctgttacatacttttcaacgaatctagcatacccttttactctacgagcaacgggtataaaaatatttttttacctTTCATTATCATCGATAAATGCAGGATTCAAAACAGGAACTTTCAATGTTGTTCCTTACACATTTCAAAATAtcatctatgtatgtatatctagAAGAAACGGAGAAATGATAGTGCTCGAAACAcccaataaaaaatacatatttggTTTGTAGAATGTAGACAACAATCCTTTAcgctttttatatttaaacgATTCAGTTAGTAATAGTAGCTTAAGTCTATTTCGTAATTTATAAAACCATATATATTTCAGTTATATATTCCGATTGAAAATGTGATGGGTCTACTCTTCAGTGGCCATTGCCGTTGGTAGCCAGCTTGGCGGACCCATTGGTGTTTCCATTGGCATGGACCTTCTTCCCATTGGGGGCCGATTCAACGGAGCAGGGTTGACCGAGGATCTTGGTCCTCTTTAGAGGCGGCTCATTAGTGATGGTGGAGAAGTCGAACTGTGCATATGGAGAGGATCAAGGATATTAGGGATCCCGAATGACTGGTTTGGCTTGACACTGCTTACCCGCTGCTCCAGGGTCAGGTGAGAGATGGGTGGCAGACCGATGCAGCCGCGCAGGATGTTCTCGATGGCGGCGCGCTGGCGGAAGAGCGAGTTGACCACCTGGGATCCTTGGGGCACCAGAGGCGCCTTGCACAGATAGCTCAGCAGGGAAAGGACTGGCTTAAAGGGGACCCAAGGGGCGGATTCCCTCTCCGCACTGCTCAGCTGGATGCGAGAGCTCAGCTCGCCGAGAATTACCAGGTCAAGAATTAAAGGGGTGGCCAGCAGCGAGTCCTCACAGGTGTTGTGGATCACCAGGGTATTGTGGCCGCCCATCATGATCTCCGATGTGTACTCATCCATGGCCCGTTTGCTGTCGCCCACATAGGGCACGTACTTGATTACTACGACGTGATCGGGGTGCTCATCGGGTCCGTACAACAATTTGTTGGAGGCAACCATGTCGTCCACCACGTTGCTCTTGGAAATCTGCCGGATGCGGGATATTAATAGAGACAAGAATCGCGGAAACAGGCTGGACTCTTACCTCCTTGGAGCGGAACTGCTGGGGAGCGGACAAGTTCTTGCCGTCGTTGTTGCCCAGATGGTTGTAACTGGCAATGGACACCGGCTTGATGCCAGCTCCCACCAAGAAATCAACCAGCACGCTCTTGATCTTGGTCTGGCCGGACTTGAAGTCATCGCCGGCAATGAAAACATTCTTCTCCTCGGCCAGCTGGATCAGTCCGGGCACAAAGGTGTTCTGCGGCGAGCCGTTGATGTAGGTGCACTGTGAAATTAGAGCAGCATACATGGTTGGTTGGGTAATTAGATAAGTTATCAATAGAATGAAGGAGGACAACTTACCCCCTCGGCAATACTGGCCATTGCGAAGATCGTGGAGGGTGAAACCTCCGCGTGGTTGGCCTTCAGGGAGGCGATGAGCTCCTGACTGGTGTTGTTCAGACCAGGCTGAACATCCGCAAAGCGCTCCGTATTGGCGGTCCAGAGGACGATGACCGAATCGACGCCACTGCGCTCGCGGAAGTCACGGATGTCCCTCCGGATCTGCTCGTACTGCTCCAGCCGAGTCCCACGGATCACGTTGTCAGCCCGATCCGACTGGTTGGCCGCGATAAAGTCCGGGTCGTAGATGGATGGACGTGGGCGCAACTGAGCCAGCTGATCGTAGATCTGATCTTGCAGAGCCACATCCAGGACCTTGGCCCTGCGCATGGCGTCGCCTAAGTGAAGGCCACTGATGTCCCAGCCGTCCACGACAATGTTGTCGGGCTCCACCATAGGCAGCAGCTCCTTCATGGGCACGTAGACATCGCCACCGGCCTCATCGGATCCAATGAACACGGTGGACGCCTGGGTGATGGAACCATACCAGTTGGCCTCCTGGACGCCCGTCCGCTTGCGCCACTTCAGCTGGCGGCGATTGGCCTCCAGGGCGGCGGTCAGAGTGGATCCGTTGTTGCCACCCCATCCCACCAGCATTACGCCCAGCTTGGGCACATGGCGACCCGTCCGTATCTTCAGCGCCGTCGTCTGGGGGTGCACCTGCAAGATTGGTCGGAGATTAGAGCAGAGATTAGCACCAGGAGGGGCACAACCCGTTTGTTCTTATTATAGGTCCGGCCACCTTATCGATATTTCACATTTGCCACCCAAGTCAGGTAGCCGCATAAATTATGATCGCGCGATTTCTGCGAAGCAAACCCGAAATTCACCCCTTCTTCAAAATCACAACGGGGATATCCGCGACTGGTTGCTTCTGGCAACGGGTTGGTTCTATTCGTGTGAATAGCTAAAGTACCTAGTGAAATGTTATCATATTAAGGTAAAACGAATATTCAaacttaaaataatacaataatatataatttctaaacagaatacaaaatacatttcTTGTGGCAGGTTTAATATTTACACGCAAGAGGTATCATACGGTCGTATAACAGCACTTGGCTGTTGTTGATTTCTGCAGGTCTTGCTCGATTTCTGATTCTGCCGAGTCAACGCGCTTTTTGATTTGAACCACAAATACGCCATATCGTATGAGCTGATGAATAAGttatgataatgatgatgatgatgatgatgatgattgcAATAATCATTTGGGAACGTGTTGGTCCAAAGTCCGATAACAAGATGTCCATTTGCCGGCCGGCGAAATTATCACTGTGAGGCGCTCTTTCTTGGCAGCTCTCTTCGCGGCTCTCTTAGCAGCTCTCTTTGCGGGCATCGCCTGACAGTGACCTTGAGGCGCAGCAAGTGTCCGTGGGCGGGGAGTGaggggcggtgggtggtggaagGAGAGCGAAGAGTGATGTGTATTGTTTGCAGGCGATGTAAACAGAGCACGTACCGCGACCACAATCACTCGGAAAAATGGACTATTGGGTTACGATGCGAGTGCCCCAGCCATTCCTATTTGTTTAGGTGCCATTTGAGCGGCCGAAAAGGCGCCTGCGCACAGAATCACGCCACCCACGCCAAACAAGTCCGGAATAGTGACGAGATATCGGCCGTATTTGTCGACAGCTGTTCCGCCGAGCAATCAATAGATTTTAACTGTAATGCCTCGCCTGTGAGTGCGCCCCTTATCGCTATTTTTGACTTCTGCGACTCGACGGGGAGTGGTTCCAATGGACGCGGAGAATTCGGCACAGCTCAGTCCTTCCTTCGCTGGATAATGGAAAACTTTACTGCCTCTCAACACGCagagaaatatatattgtacaCTAACGTTTATATGGGCAGCTTAATTGTTTACTTAACATTACATTCTTGGTAATAAGGGTCTATCCTTAAGTTACAACTGATTTGGCTTCGATGGAAAATGCCCCTTTGTTAAATGTTCAactgtgctttttttttaatttataaaaaatgtagttTTGGAAAATGTAATTCGATTGGCTATAGATTGGTTATTCTGGACCCGAAAGAATACAGACTCGAATTCTGTTTTCCATCATCCAGATGAGGAATATTTTTCTCCCTGTGCAGGCGAGTGCGCATTTGAGGGAGAGCTTATCCATCCCGCCGTTGGAAAAGTTCAATGTGAAGGTCAGCCGGAAAATGGCTGTTCGCACCACATTCAATTATGCTTCCAAGCAACTGTTGCCCATGGAGCAATCCCTTGATGATTGGACCTACCTGGAGCTGTCCATCGGCGGTGCGCTTCACATGGGAGGTCTGGTAGTCGTAGTCGCTGGTGATGAACTCATCGTCCACCTGCACCTTCGGCGAGATTACTTCCAGCGTTGAGTTTTTGGTAGGCTTCATTCTGGGATGTTTTTGCTAACACTCTCGTCTTGTCAATTAGCGCGTTTTAATGTGCTTGCTTCTGGATTTTCTTCGTTCTGCGGAGGAGACTGCGATGCGGTCGAGGCAAAAGTTCGCGGCGAATGACTCGGTTGAGTGGAAAGCGGGCTGCTTTTATGGGCTCGCCGACATTTCGTTacacattattattttcactgctCGCGTTTTGTGGGTGCCGTTGCAAAAGCTCCAAGCGGTTCGAATCTTCCGACTCATATACGATATGTgaatatgtgtgtatgtgaatATACTCTCCAAAACGCTCTGAGGCGCACTTAAGGGAACCAGATGATATCGGAAACTTTCCGGCAAGCGTGGGATTTCTCAATCAGCATCACGGAGTCCTTCTGTCCGCCTCTTTTCCAGCCGGAGATCGTAATACACCTATTTCCATAATTTATTGAGTGCCCAATTGAGTTTGAAGTCAAGGAAATGGTTCATTTGTGGAATTTCCCACTGGCTCTTATTCTCAGATCACTTGTAatgatttataataaaatttaatagattttgaagcactttaatttaaaacaaaagtggcTCGCAGACAAATGACAAAACCAATGAGTAGTAAGACGTCTCACATTCACTTTctaaaatccaaaatcatttCCATTCTTATAAAAACGATCCAGTTAATAGCTAATCGATTCAAGagcatatttaataattttttgtaatctTAATTTTATCCACTTATAGCAGTAAAGACGATGGAATTAAAAGGGAAGATTAGAGGGGACtgatatttaataatattgcaGAACAAAGTTAATatgccataaaatatttatattcttgatcaggacaGCTAGCGGAGTCAAAATGGTCATGTCCGtatgtctgtccgtataaGCGCTGAGATCTCCTGAACATtgaaagctagaaagttgagatagTGACGCCAACGCTGTGCAAGTTTGTTTCAGAACATTGCCACGTCCACTGTgacgcccacaattttgaaaagaATATTTGACTGTCCGATTTTTATCGAAATACCACTAGAATAGTGAAATTTCTCGCTCCcactcccactagctgagtGAAAGCTATATGATAGTCtaggaactcgactatagcgttctcttttgttttttttttatatctacATAGACCATGTGGTTTCGGTACAAGCCTGAAATTTCTTCATACGGCCTAAAAGCTTTCTTAGAATCTTGAGTATTGCTCAATTTATCGCATTGGAGTCAACTTCAATGCGTTTTTCTACATCATTATTGTCAGAAAAGTGGTTTGCCTTTAAGTATATCAAGTTTATAAGAAATTTCTGAAATCTCAGTACCATCTTTCCGCACTAAAGAAGGCTTTGTGGAATCTTCTGGAAGCTAGTTGTAAACAAAACTTCCTAAAACTTTCCATTATTGCAGCCAATTGAGTGCGAAGGGAGCTCGAATTACTATTTGTTGATCAATCAATGCAGTGGGGCGGTCCGCTTACACTGCAGATCAAGAAGGTTCTATGACGAATTGCTCCGCTGGAGCAATCAGCAGACCAGGCACATGCTGCAGTGGGCGTCTCGTTTCCCTCAGATGCAACTCTATCGCCGGCTCAAGTCTGACACGTAGTTcaagaaaaaacaacagcGAAAAAGTACGCGGTATCAGTACGTATCCATTTCCTGCTGGGGGGGGACACCCTTTGAACGAAATGTTTGCACTTgtatcaaataaatttattttgtgtaaaGCGACCTTGAACCTAAGTAGCGAATACTTTAAGTATTCGAATATCTTAAACAGGGGTGCAATGATACATTGATATCAAATAAAGGCTAATATTTTACACTGGTGCTTAGGTGCTATAcgataaaatttttttggatCAGTAAACTTTAAAGAACGGTTTGGTTGCTTTCGAACTTGAAATATAGATACTGGTGGGTATTGTATACGACTAACATTATGTACATTAATGTAAATTTCACTAAAAAGTAACTAAATCACGGTGATCACAATCTGATAAGCACAACACTTTTGCAAAtagaaacaaagaaaaaaaaatagtgcGATATTGCAAATGGAATCTAAGGAGTATGCACTTAATTCTAATACTGAACTAGTTGTCCAAAAACTCCCACTCGCTGGAGGTGTTTGAGTCCCTGGTGGCCGGCGTTTCCTTGCACAGTGGATCGCCAGCTCTCCTAAAGTCGGGTAGGAAACTGGtgtactcctcctcctccctaTTCTCTTCCAACTTCAGCGTCGGCTTCGGCTGGCTTAGGACAAACTTCAGCGGGGCCATTTTACGCTTGGAGACGTCAAATGACCGTATCCCGTCCACGGGCTCACC from Drosophila yakuba strain Tai18E2 chromosome 2L, Prin_Dyak_Tai18E2_2.1, whole genome shotgun sequence includes these protein-coding regions:
- the LOC6528424 gene encoding inositol-3-phosphate synthase; amino-acid sequence: MKPTKNSTLEVISPKVQVDDEFITSDYDYQTSHVKRTADGQLQVHPQTTALKIRTGRHVPKLGVMLVGWGGNNGSTLTAALEANRRQLKWRKRTGVQEANWYGSITQASTVFIGSDEAGGDVYVPMKELLPMVEPDNIVVDGWDISGLHLGDAMRRAKVLDVALQDQIYDQLAQLRPRPSIYDPDFIAANQSDRADNVIRGTRLEQYEQIRRDIRDFRERSGVDSVIVLWTANTERFADVQPGLNNTSQELIASLKANHAEVSPSTIFAMASIAEGCTYINGSPQNTFVPGLIQLAEEKNVFIAGDDFKSGQTKIKSVLVDFLVGAGIKPVSIASYNHLGNNDGKNLSAPQQFRSKEISKSNVVDDMVASNKLLYGPDEHPDHVVVIKYVPYVGDSKRAMDEYTSEIMMGGHNTLVIHNTCEDSLLATPLILDLVILGELSSRIQLSSAERESAPWVPFKPVLSLLSYLCKAPLVPQGSQVVNSLFRQRAAIENILRGCIGLPPISHLTLEQRFDFSTITNEPPLKRTKILGQPCSVESAPNGKKVHANGNTNGSAKLATNGNGH